One genomic window of Mercenaria mercenaria strain notata unplaced genomic scaffold, MADL_Memer_1 contig_4731, whole genome shotgun sequence includes the following:
- the LOC128554116 gene encoding uncharacterized protein LOC128554116, translated as MKYFVTVLLVPVLLEGVDGLCETTTLEPCIFKNNRELPYSVYTRHPSIDYSSSTDDTKYCDLFALRHGAWYRSSYNMTNYCVDHRKCGTNDPIYLNGSIPSSKEGVVDRNACVRTFGNCCEHVLNLRIKNCEYFMVYCFLDLHPSCHSRFCFDVDLSVETTTATKTTTSSTTPSTTTTTTTTRTTPALPPPTVATTETTTGGQDSQYDYISCRGKYIKENKGTVVALAVLLVISVIALVVLGVLLYRTITKRMPEAAYVAENPPPYEEYKISDNKDI; from the exons atgaaatatttcgtTACTGTGCTGTTAGTACCTGTCCTTTTAGAAGGAG ttGACGGCCTATGTGAAACTACCACTTTGG AACCATGTATCTTCAAGAACAACAGAGAATTACCGTATTCAGTCTACACAAGGCATCCTTCAATTGACTACTCCTCCTCAACAGATGATACCAAATATTGTGACCTATTTGCACTAAGGCATGGTGCATGGTACCGTAGTAGTTATAACATGACGAACTACTGCGTCGATCACAGGAAATGTGGGACCAATGATCCGATATATCTAAACG GAAGTATTCCGAGTTCAAAAGAAGGTGTGGTTGATAGAAACGCTTGTGTACGGACGTTTGGAAACTGCTGTGAACATGTATTAAACCTACGGATCAAAAACTGTGAATACTTCATGGTCTATTGCTTCCTGGACTTACACCCTTCCTGTCATAGCAGATTCTGTTTTG ATGTTGATCTAAGTGTTGAGACAACAACAGctacaaaaacaacaaccagTTCTACCACTCCGTCGACCAcaactaccactaccaccaccagaACAACACCTGCATTACCACCTCCAACAGTGGCAACTACAGAAACAACCACTGGTGGGCAGGATTCACAATACGATTACATCTCTTGCAGAGGAAAATACATAa AGGAGAATAAAGGAACCGTGGTTGCATTGGCTGTTCTGTTGGTGATTAGTGTAATTGCACTTGTCGTTTTGGGAGTTCTGCTATATAGAACGATAACGAAAAG